CCGGGGTCAGTGCCGTGCTGCTCGCGCCCGACCGCACGCATTCCGGGGGGCTCGCCGCGCTGCGGGCCGCCGGGGGCGTGGTGGTGGGCGCCGACGAGGAGCGGGCCGAGGACGTGGTCGCGCGGGCGCGGCTCGTCGTGGACGGGATCGTGGGGATCGGGGGCCGGGGCGGGCTGCGGGAGGATGCCGCGCGGCTCGTGGCGGCGGTGCGGGACGCCGCGGTCGTCGCCGTGGACCTGCCCAGCGGGGTCGACGCCGATACGGGTGAGGTGCACGGGGACGCGGTGCGGGCCGATGTGACGGTGACGTTCGGCGCGTACAAGCCGGGGCTGCTCATCGATCCGGGCCGGGAGTACGCGGGTGCCGTGCGGCTCGTGGACATCGGGCTCGATCCGGCGGAACTGGGGCCGGGGGAGGCCGAGGCGTTGCAGTTCGCGGACGTCGAGCGGCTGTTGCCGGTGCCCGGCGGGGAGAGCGACAAGTACCGGCGGGGCGTCGTGGGGATCGTCGCCGGGTCCGAGCGGTACCCCGGCGCCGCCGTGCTCGCCGTCGCGGGCGCGCTGCGCGGGGGCGCGGGGGCCGTGCGGTACGTGGGTCCCGCCGCGGACGCCGTCATCGCGCGGTTCCCCGAGACCCTGGTGTCCGCGGGGCCGCCGTCCAAGGCGGGGCGGGTGCAGGCGTGGGTCGTCGGGCCCGGACTCGGCGAGGACGCGGAACGGCTGGGGGAAGTGCTCGCCGCCGATGTGCCCGTCCTGATCGACGCCGACGGGCTGCGGCTCGCCGGGGAGCGGGACGTACGGGAGCGGCGGGCTCCGACGCTCCTCACCCCGCACGCCGGGGAAGCCGCGGCGCTGCTCGGCGTGGCCAGGGAAGAGGTCGAGTCGGGGCGCCTGTCCGCCGTACGGGAGCTGGCGCGGCGGTACGGGGCGACGGTGCTGCTGAAGGGGTCGACGACCCTGGTTGCCTCGGGGCAGGGTCCGGTGCGGGTCAACCCGACCGGGACGCCCTGGCTCGCCACGGCGGGCAGCGGTGACGTGCTGTCCGGGCTCGCCGGGTCGCTGCTCGCGGCGGGGCTCGACGCGCGGGACGCGGGGTCGGTGGGCGCGTACCTGCACGGGCTCGCGGGGCGGCACGCCTCGGAGGGGGCGCCGGTGGGGGCGCAGGACGTGGCGAACGCGATTCCGGCGGTGTGGCGGGAGGTGGGGAGGGGCGGGGGGTGAGGTCCGGGGAGGGGCGCGGGGTCCGCGTGCGGCTCCTGCCTTCGCCGCTCCCGTCCCCGTGCGGCTCCTGCCTTCGCCGCCCCCGTCCCCGTGCGGCTCCTGCCTCCGCCGCTCCCGTCCCCGTGCGGTCAAGACCTGCGGGAGCAGGGGGTGTCGGCGGGCTCTGAGACACTTGTCCGCGATGAACGAGACAGCACCTTTCCGTGTCCGGGCCGAGATCGACCTCGCCGCCCTCCGCGCCAACGTGCGCGCGCTGCGCGCCCACGCGCCGGACGCCGCGTTCATGGCCGTGGTGAAAGCGGAGGGCTACGGCCACGGGATGGTGCCCTGCGCCAGGGCCGCGCGCCAGGCGGGCGCCACCTGGATCGGCACCGCCACCCCCGAGGAGGCCCTGGCCCTGCGCGCCGCGGGCCTGCCCGGCCGCATCATGTGCTGGCTGTGGACGCCCGGCGGGCCCTGGCGCGAGGGCGTCGAGGCCGACCTGGACATGTCGGTGAGCGCGCTGTGGGCGCTGGACGAGGTGACGGCCGCCGCGCGTGAGGCGGGGCGGACCGCGCGTATCCAGCTCAAGGCCGACACGGGCCTCGGCCGGAACGGCTGCATGCCCGCCGACTGGCCCGAGCTCGTCGACCGGGCCCTGCGCGCCGAGGCGGAAGGTCTTGTCACGGTCACCGGGCTCTGGTCGCACTTCGCGTGCGCCGACGAGCCGGGGCACCCGTCGGTCGCCGCGCAGCTCACCGTCTTCCGCGAGATGGTCGCGTACGCCGAGGACCGGGGGCTCCGCCCCGAGGTGCGGCACATCGCCAACTCCCCGGCGACGCTGACGCTTCCGGAGGCGCACTTCGACCTCGTACGTCCGGGCATCGCGATGTACGGCATCTCGCCGAGCCCCGAGGTGGGCACCTCACAGGACTTCGGGCTGCGGCCCGTCATGACGCTGACCGCGACGCTCGCCCACGTGAAGCGCGCCCCGGCGGGCCACGGCGTGAGCTACGGCCACCACTACGTCACACCCGGCGAGACGACCCTCGGCCTCGTCCCCGCGGGGTACGGCGACGGGATCCCGCGCCACGCCTCCGGCACGGCCCCGGTCCTCGTCGACGGGAAGCTGCGGACCGTCGCGGGCCGCGTCGCGATGGACCAGTTCGTCGTGGACCTCGGCGGGGACGAGCCCGAAGTGGGCGCGGAGGCCGTGCTGTTCGGCCCCGGCGACCGCGGGGAGCCGACCGCCGAGGACTGGGCGCAGGCCGCGGGCACCATCGCGTACGAAATCGTCACCCGCATCGGATCGCGTGTCCCGCGCGTCCTGGTGAACGAGCGGCCTGAGGACTGACCGGGCACCGACCGGGAATCGGTCGGGAAGCGACCGGAACCGACCGGGAACTGACGAGGAGCGGCACGTGAGCGAGAGCAGCACGGGGGCGGTCGCGGTGGAAGCGGCGTCGGAGGCCGCCGCCGCGGCCGGGAACTGGCGCCGGGCAGGGGTCGCCGGCGCGGCGATAGGCGTCCTGGCCGCGGGGGCGGCCGCCGGTGTCGCCATCGAGCGGCTGACCGTCGGCCGCGGCATGCGCAAGAAGGCGCGGCTCGCACTCGACGCGTCGGGGCCGTACGGCTCGCTGCGCGGCATGCCCGGTACGGCGTACGCGGACGACGGCACGGAGCTCTCGTACGAGGTCGAGGAGGCCGAGGCCGCCGACGCGGCGGGCAGCGGCGGGAGCGGCGACCAGGCTCCGCGGCGGCGCAGGCTCTTCGGGCGCCGTGACCCCGCGCCCGTCACCGTCGTCTTCAGCCACGGCTACTGCCTGAGCCAGGACTCCTGGCACTTCCAGCGGGCCGCCCTGCGCGGTGTCGTCCGTGCCGTCTACTGGGACCAGCGCAGCCACGCCCGTTCGGCGCGCGGCGTCGACCAGGTCGAGCACGACGTGCCGGTCTCCATCGACCAGCTGGGACGCGACCTGAAGGCCGTCATCGACGCCGCCGCGCCCGAGGGGCCGCTCGTCCTCGTCGGGCACTCCATGGGCGGCATGACGACCATGGCGCTCGCCGACCAGTTCCCCGAGCTGATCCGCGAGCGTGTGGTGGGCGTCGCCCTGATCGGCACGTCGTCGGGGCAGCTCGGTGAGGTGAACTTCGGCCTGCCGGTCGCCGGGATGAACGCGGTCCGGCGGGTGCTGCCCGGCCTGCTGCGGGCGCTCGGCTCGCAGGCGGAGCTGGTGGAGCGGGGGCGGCGGGCCACGGCGGACCTCTTCGCGGGCGTCATCAAGCGGTACTCGTTCTCGCGCAAGGACGTGGATCCGGCGATCGCGCGGTTCGCGGAGCGGATGATCGAGGCGACGCCCATCGACGTGGTCGCGGAGTTCTACCCGGCCTTCGCCGAGCACGACAAGGCGGCGGCCCTCAAGCACTTCACCGAGCTGCCGGTCCTCGTCCTCGCGGGGGACGAGGACCTGGTCACGCCGAGCGAGCACAGCGAGGCCATCGCCCACCTGCTGCCCGACGCCGAGCTCGTCCTGGTCCCGGACGCCGGTCACCTGGTCATGCTGGAGCACCCGGAGCTGGTCATGGACCGCCTCGCGGACCTGCTGCTGCGGGCGGGCGCGGTGCAGGGGGCCGGGCGGCGGGCCTGAGCGGAAGCTCCCCCGGCCCGCTGCGGGCCTGAGCGCGCGTTCCCAGCCGCTACCGTGGTCGGTATGGAAGCACCGCACCACCAGGCCCCGGCCGTCACACTCAAGATCACCGTCAACTCCCCCGAACACATGGGCGAGTTGGGGCGTCGTCTGGCCAAGCTGCTGCGCCCGGGCGACCTCGTCATGCTCACCGGCGAGCTCGGCGCCGGGAAGACGACGCTGACCCGCGGCCTCGGCGAAGGCCTCGGCGTGCGCGGCGCCGTCACCTCCCCGACCTTCGTCATCGCCCGCGTGCACCCGCCGCTCGGCGAAGGACCCTCGCTGGTCCACGTCGACGCGTACCGCCTCGGCGGCGGGCTCGACGAGATGGAGGACCTGGACCTCGACGTCTCGCTGCCCGAATCCGTGATCGTCGTGGAGTGGGGCGACGGCAAGGTCGAGGAGCTGTCGGACGACCGGCTGCGGGTCGTCATCGACCGCACCGTGGGCGAGGCGACGGACGACGCGGCCGGAGCGGTCGATGCGGTCGACGAGGTGCGCGAGGTGACGATCACCGGGTTCGGCGCGCGCTGGGCCGAAGCGGATCTGGCGTCGCTGGGCGCCTGACAGGCCTTACGGCCCGTCCTCACACCCCCGCCCCGGGCCTCTGGTCCGGGGCGTTTCTCGTACGTTCGACCGAACGTTCCGACAAGACGTCGGCAAAATGTTGCGTTGCGTGCGTCGGGCGTGGTCACATGGATACCAGTCTTGGTTAGGTCTACCTAACCACGTCTGCCCCCGGAGCCCCCAGGAGGCATCCATGTCGGCTACAGAACGTGACACCTACGCTCAGCCGCGCGGGAACAGGCTGCCCGGACCCT
The sequence above is a segment of the Streptomyces sp. Je 1-369 genome. Coding sequences within it:
- a CDS encoding NAD(P)H-hydrate dehydratase, translating into MRTAYSVESVRAGERVVMARGPEGVLMQRAAAGLAAACAQLLGKVYGARVTLLVGSGDNGGDALYAGARLARRGAGVSAVLLAPDRTHSGGLAALRAAGGVVVGADEERAEDVVARARLVVDGIVGIGGRGGLREDAARLVAAVRDAAVVAVDLPSGVDADTGEVHGDAVRADVTVTFGAYKPGLLIDPGREYAGAVRLVDIGLDPAELGPGEAEALQFADVERLLPVPGGESDKYRRGVVGIVAGSERYPGAAVLAVAGALRGGAGAVRYVGPAADAVIARFPETLVSAGPPSKAGRVQAWVVGPGLGEDAERLGEVLAADVPVLIDADGLRLAGERDVRERRAPTLLTPHAGEAAALLGVAREEVESGRLSAVRELARRYGATVLLKGSTTLVASGQGPVRVNPTGTPWLATAGSGDVLSGLAGSLLAAGLDARDAGSVGAYLHGLAGRHASEGAPVGAQDVANAIPAVWREVGRGGG
- a CDS encoding alpha/beta fold hydrolase, which codes for MSESSTGAVAVEAASEAAAAAGNWRRAGVAGAAIGVLAAGAAAGVAIERLTVGRGMRKKARLALDASGPYGSLRGMPGTAYADDGTELSYEVEEAEAADAAGSGGSGDQAPRRRRLFGRRDPAPVTVVFSHGYCLSQDSWHFQRAALRGVVRAVYWDQRSHARSARGVDQVEHDVPVSIDQLGRDLKAVIDAAAPEGPLVLVGHSMGGMTTMALADQFPELIRERVVGVALIGTSSGQLGEVNFGLPVAGMNAVRRVLPGLLRALGSQAELVERGRRATADLFAGVIKRYSFSRKDVDPAIARFAERMIEATPIDVVAEFYPAFAEHDKAAALKHFTELPVLVLAGDEDLVTPSEHSEAIAHLLPDAELVLVPDAGHLVMLEHPELVMDRLADLLLRAGAVQGAGRRA
- the tsaE gene encoding tRNA (adenosine(37)-N6)-threonylcarbamoyltransferase complex ATPase subunit type 1 TsaE, yielding MEAPHHQAPAVTLKITVNSPEHMGELGRRLAKLLRPGDLVMLTGELGAGKTTLTRGLGEGLGVRGAVTSPTFVIARVHPPLGEGPSLVHVDAYRLGGGLDEMEDLDLDVSLPESVIVVEWGDGKVEELSDDRLRVVIDRTVGEATDDAAGAVDAVDEVREVTITGFGARWAEADLASLGA
- the alr gene encoding alanine racemase, with the protein product MNETAPFRVRAEIDLAALRANVRALRAHAPDAAFMAVVKAEGYGHGMVPCARAARQAGATWIGTATPEEALALRAAGLPGRIMCWLWTPGGPWREGVEADLDMSVSALWALDEVTAAAREAGRTARIQLKADTGLGRNGCMPADWPELVDRALRAEAEGLVTVTGLWSHFACADEPGHPSVAAQLTVFREMVAYAEDRGLRPEVRHIANSPATLTLPEAHFDLVRPGIAMYGISPSPEVGTSQDFGLRPVMTLTATLAHVKRAPAGHGVSYGHHYVTPGETTLGLVPAGYGDGIPRHASGTAPVLVDGKLRTVAGRVAMDQFVVDLGGDEPEVGAEAVLFGPGDRGEPTAEDWAQAAGTIAYEIVTRIGSRVPRVLVNERPED